The DNA region TTCCCCGCTGACCGGCAGTTCTGCGTCTGTCGCTCCGCATTCGGCTCCGCGCGCGAGCACTAGGATGGCGCCCATGGCCGACCCCGCCGCACCGACTCCCCGATCCGGCTCGAAACCCGCCCGCACGGCATCACGCGTCGACCTACGCATCGACGACGTCCGCGGCCGCAAGGCGGAGGCGATGCTGGGCGGCGGCGAGGAGGCCATCGGCCGCCAGCGGGAGCGGGGCAAGATGACCGCCCGGGAGCGGCTCGAGAAACTGCTGGACCCGGGGTCGTTCCACGAGACCGACATGCTGGCCCGGCACCGCGCCCACGGCTTCGGCATCGAGCGCCGGCGGCCCTACGGCGACGGCGTCGTCACCGGCTGGGGCACCATCGACGGCCGCAAGGTCTTTGCCTACGCCCAGGACTTCACCGTGTTCGGCGGCTCGTTGGGCGAGGTGCACTCAGAGAAGATCTGCAAGATCCTGGACCTGGCCCTGGAGACCGGGGCGCCGGTGATCGGGCTCAACGACGGTGGGGGCGCCCGGATCCAGGAGGGGGCGCCGTCGCTGGCCGGATACGCCTACATCTTCGACCGCAATGTGCGGGCGTCGGGCGTGATCCCGCAGATCTCGGTGATCCTCGGGCCATGCGCCGGCGGGGCGGTCTACTCGCCCGCCATCACCGACTTCGTGTTCATGTGCGAGGGGACGTCGCACATGTTCATCACCGGCCCCGACGTCATCCGGGCGGTGACCGGCGAGACCGTGACCCAGGAGGAGCTGGGCGGCGCCATGACCCACGCCTCCAAGTCCGGGGTGTGCCACTTCGTCGGCACCGACGAGGAGCACACGCTGAACCTGGTGCGGGCGCTGCTGTCCTTCCTGCCCTCCAACAACCTGGAGGACCCGCCCTACTACGGCCCGAGCGACGACCCGGACCGCCGGGAGGCCCGGCTGCGGGAGCTGCTTCCCGACGCCCCCAACAAGGCCTACGACATGGCCGAGCTGGTCAGCCTCGTGGTGGATGACGGTGAGTTCTTCCAGGTCCACGAGCACTGGGCGGGCAACATCCTCACCGGCTTCGCCCGGCTGAACGGCCACGTGGTGGGCATCGTAGGCAACCAGCCCAAGATCCTGGCCGGGACCCTCGACATCTCGTCCTCGGAGAAGGGCGCCCGCTTCGTGCGCTTCTGCGACGCCTTCAACATCCCGCTGGTCACCTTCGTGGACGTGCCCGGCTTCCTGCCCGGCACCAACCAGGAGTACGGCGGGATCATCCGCCACGGCGCCAAGCTGCTCTACGCCTTCACCGAGGCCACGGTGCCCCGGCTGACGGTGATCGTCCGGAAGGCGTACGGCGGCGCCTACCTGGTCATGAACTCCAAGCACATCCGCGCCGACATCTCCTACGCCTGGCCCACTGCCGAGATCGCGGTCATGGGGCCGGAGGGCGCGGTCAACATCATCTTCCGCCGGGAGCTGGAGCGGGCCGACGACCCCACCACCCGGCGCAACGAATTGATCGACGAATACACCGAGCGTTTCTCCAACCCGTTCATCGCCGCCGAGCGGGGCTTCGTGGACGACGTCATCGAGCCCGAGGAGACCCGGCCCCGGCTGATCGCCGCCCTGGAGATGCTGCTCACCAAACGGGAGACCCTGCCGCCCCGCAAGCACGGCAACATCCCGCTGTAGGGCTGTGGACGATCCGGTCGCCGGCTTCCCCGGCTTCGAGGTCTTCCGCATCCGGCCCATACCGTCGCCCGACGAGCAGCTGGCGATCCTGGAGGCCATCGAGGAGTACCTCGCCCGGCAGCGCCCGGCCAGGAGCCAGGTCGCCGGGGCGACGATGGATGCCTGGACCGTGGCGGGCCGCCTGGCTGCCCGGCGGGGAGGGCTCTTGGATGCCCGCACGGCGCTGGGCCAGGGATCGTGGGCGGCCAGCGCCAAGGTGGCATTCCAGGGGCGGCAGTACGTGGGCCGCTCGGGCCGGGGGGACCAGGCCTAACCGGGCTCGTCGCTGCCCTTCCCGGTCGGGCCGGCGACGGCGGCGGCCGGCCGAGCGCCCGCCGTCCATCGCGTCTTAATATTTGGCCATGGCCCTGCGGGGGGTGGTGGCCGACGCCAATGCCGCGCTTGATCGCGGGGAGTGGAAGGCCGCCAAGGCCGGCTTCGAGACCGCCCTCGGCGAGGAACAGACCCCCGAGGCCCTCGACGGGCTGGGTCAGGCCCTCTGGTGGCTCAACAACCTGCACGCCGGGATCGAGCTGCGGGAGCGGGCCTACGCCGGATACAAGGCGCTCGGCATGCGAGCTCCGGCCGGACGGGTGGCCACCTGGCTCGGCGGGGAGTACTTCACCGTCCACGGCAACCTCGCCGCCGCCGGGGGCTGGATCCAGCGGGCGGACACGCTCCTCGCCGACCTGGCGCCGTGCGCCGAGCAGGGGTGGCTGCTCGTCATGAAGGCGGCGATGTCGATGGATCCCGCCGCCGTCCAGGACCTGGCGGCCCAGGCGATGGCTCTGGGCCGGAGCCTGGAAGACGGCGACCTCGAGATCGTCGGGCTCAGCGCACTGGGCCTCGGCCTGGTGGGCGAAGGCCGGATCGCTGACGGGATGGCCCGGCTGGACGAGGCGATGGCGGCGGCCACCGGCGGTGAGCTAAGCAGCCTGTGGGCGGTCTCGGACGTCTACTGCAACACCCTGTTGGCCTGCGAGCGGGCGGGGGACTTCGAGCGAGCCGAGCAATGGTGTTCGGTGGTCATGGAGTTCGCCCGCCGGCGGGCATGCCAGCCGATGTTCCCCTTCTGCCACGTCACCTTCGGCTCCATCCTCACCGCCAGCGGGCGGTGGGGCGAAGCCGAGGTGGAGTTGGAGCTGGCCGTGCGGACCTTCGACACCGGCCACCGTGCCATGCGCGTCCTGGCACTGGCCCGCCTGGCGGAGCTGCGGGTCCGGCAGGGCCGGATCCCCGAGGCGGAGGAGCTCCTGAACGGCTACGAGGAGCACCCCCTCGCGGTGCGGGCCATCGCCCGGCTCAGCCTCGCCCTCGGGGACCCCGTCACCGCGGTCTCGGTGCTCCGGCGCCGCCTGGCCCAGGTCGGGCGCAACACCCTTCTGGCCTTCCCCCTGCTGACCCTGCTGACCGATGCGTTCCTGCAGCAGGGGGACATCGGGGAGGCCGCGAACGCCGCCGACCAGATGGCCCACCTGGAGAAGACCTCGGGTCAACAGTTGATGGGCGCCGAGGCCACCATGGCCCGGGCCAAAGTCGCCCTGGCCGCCGGCGAACCCTCCGCCGCCGATGGGTTCGACCGGGCAGTCGCCGCCTTCCTCTCGCTCGAGCTGCCGTGGGAGGCGGCACAGGCGCGCCTCGGGCTTGCTCGTGCTGCGGAGGCCTCCCAACCGGAGATGGCACGGGCGGAGGCCCGGCTGGCGCTGGCGGCGTTCGAGCGCCTCGGCGCGGCCCGGCTCGCCGACCAGGCGGCCCGGCTCCTGCGCGACCTGGGGGCGGGGACCGCCCCCGGCCCCCGGTCGGGGGGAGGGCTCACGAGCCGGGAGGCGGAGGTCCTGGAACTGGTGGGCCTCGGGCTCTCCAACGCCGAGATCGCCGAGCGGCTCTTCATCAGCCCCCGCACCGTCGAGCACCATGTCGGCTCCATGCTGGGCAAGCTCACCTTGAAGACCCGCCCCCAGTTGGTGGCCCATGCCCTCCGGCGGCCGCCCCCGGCCGTGCCGCCCACGGCCGTGCCGCTCCCGGGGTCCGGGCAGAAATAGGGGCACGCCCCGATGTTTGCGGGGTGGCCGGGTTCGTACCATCACCAGCGGAAGGCACCGACGGGGTGCTGATGGTTCAGGAGGTGGGGGCAATGGCGGGAGTGGAGAGCAAGCAGATCGAGTCCGGGGTGCGGCGCAGCTTCGATCGCGGCCACGTGGACGTGGTGCAGCTCGCCGGCGCCTCGGTCGGCCGGGTGACGCTGGAGCCGGGCTGGAAGTGGTCGGAGTGCGTCAAGCCGCTCGCCAAGACCGAGTTGTGCCAGGCGGCGCACGTCGGCTACGTGGTGGCGGGAACCCTGGCCGGGGTGATGGGCGACGGCACGACCTTCCGCCTGAACG from Actinomycetota bacterium includes:
- a CDS encoding carboxyl transferase domain-containing protein, whose amino-acid sequence is MLGGGEEAIGRQRERGKMTARERLEKLLDPGSFHETDMLARHRAHGFGIERRRPYGDGVVTGWGTIDGRKVFAYAQDFTVFGGSLGEVHSEKICKILDLALETGAPVIGLNDGGGARIQEGAPSLAGYAYIFDRNVRASGVIPQISVILGPCAGGAVYSPAITDFVFMCEGTSHMFITGPDVIRAVTGETVTQEELGGAMTHASKSGVCHFVGTDEEHTLNLVRALLSFLPSNNLEDPPYYGPSDDPDRREARLRELLPDAPNKAYDMAELVSLVVDDGEFFQVHEHWAGNILTGFARLNGHVVGIVGNQPKILAGTLDISSSEKGARFVRFCDAFNIPLVTFVDVPGFLPGTNQEYGGIIRHGAKLLYAFTEATVPRLTVIVRKAYGGAYLVMNSKHIRADISYAWPTAEIAVMGPEGAVNIIFRRELERADDPTTRRNELIDEYTERFSNPFIAAERGFVDDVIEPEETRPRLIAALEMLLTKRETLPPRKHGNIPL
- a CDS encoding cupin domain-containing protein gives rise to the protein MAGVESKQIESGVRRSFDRGHVDVVQLAGASVGRVTLEPGWKWSECVKPLAKTELCQAAHVGYVVAGTLAGVMGDGTTFRLNAGDSYTIAPGHDAWVEGDDLYVAVEFESLKDYAKEA
- a CDS encoding LuxR C-terminal-related transcriptional regulator: MALRGVVADANAALDRGEWKAAKAGFETALGEEQTPEALDGLGQALWWLNNLHAGIELRERAYAGYKALGMRAPAGRVATWLGGEYFTVHGNLAAAGGWIQRADTLLADLAPCAEQGWLLVMKAAMSMDPAAVQDLAAQAMALGRSLEDGDLEIVGLSALGLGLVGEGRIADGMARLDEAMAAATGGELSSLWAVSDVYCNTLLACERAGDFERAEQWCSVVMEFARRRACQPMFPFCHVTFGSILTASGRWGEAEVELELAVRTFDTGHRAMRVLALARLAELRVRQGRIPEAEELLNGYEEHPLAVRAIARLSLALGDPVTAVSVLRRRLAQVGRNTLLAFPLLTLLTDAFLQQGDIGEAANAADQMAHLEKTSGQQLMGAEATMARAKVALAAGEPSAADGFDRAVAAFLSLELPWEAAQARLGLARAAEASQPEMARAEARLALAAFERLGAARLADQAARLLRDLGAGTAPGPRSGGGLTSREAEVLELVGLGLSNAEIAERLFISPRTVEHHVGSMLGKLTLKTRPQLVAHALRRPPPAVPPTAVPLPGSGQK